The proteins below come from a single Methanobacterium sp. genomic window:
- a CDS encoding arginase family protein — protein MIFMKPFSVIKAPLVSEEFFSGVSLMGDSLINAGLAEQLGIKSITQLPVLDCEHQRDPETKIINPRQVHDYSIQIANAVEKDCATGYFPLLLGGDCTILIGAMLAMKRKGNCGLFFIDGHADFYEPGVSPSGEAADMELGFVVGRGPDIVTNIENRKPLVEETNTVLFGFRDEEHIKKAGGQDVRKTKIHCVSLEETRWNGFSNTVEAGIQRLNSVEQFWIHVDVDVLDDAVMPAVDYRMPEGLSVGELVTTMQRLIKTGRAAGISISIFNPTLDWDGSLAKKLVAIMAKGLQNV, from the coding sequence ATGATTTTTATGAAACCTTTTAGTGTTATTAAAGCGCCACTAGTCTCGGAAGAGTTTTTTTCTGGCGTTAGTTTGATGGGAGATTCTTTAATAAATGCTGGACTAGCAGAACAGCTGGGTATTAAATCTATTACGCAGCTACCAGTACTTGATTGTGAGCATCAGCGAGATCCGGAAACAAAAATCATAAACCCGCGCCAAGTCCATGATTACTCAATACAGATAGCCAATGCCGTAGAAAAAGACTGCGCTACTGGCTATTTCCCACTTTTATTAGGGGGCGATTGCACCATTCTCATTGGTGCCATGCTGGCAATGAAACGAAAGGGAAATTGCGGCTTATTTTTTATTGATGGGCACGCTGATTTTTATGAGCCTGGTGTTTCGCCATCAGGCGAGGCAGCAGATATGGAGCTGGGATTTGTTGTGGGTCGTGGGCCAGATATCGTCACCAACATCGAAAATAGAAAACCATTAGTAGAAGAAACAAATACTGTTCTTTTTGGTTTCCGTGATGAAGAACATATCAAAAAAGCAGGTGGCCAGGACGTGCGTAAGACAAAGATTCATTGTGTCTCCTTAGAAGAAACACGATGGAATGGCTTTAGTAATACCGTTGAAGCTGGCATACAGAGATTAAACTCGGTAGAGCAGTTTTGGATCCATGTGGATGTTGATGTGCTTGATGATGCTGTCATGCCCGCAGTTGATTATCGGATGCCAGAGGGCTTAAGTGTCGGTGAGTTGGTTACTACAATGCAGCGTCTTATCAAGACTGGAAGAGCGGCTGGCATAAGCATCAGTATATTTAATCCTACCCTTGACTGGGATGGTTCTCTTGCAAAAAAATTAGTCGCCATTATGGCAAAAGGCTTGCAGAATGTTTAA
- a CDS encoding alpha/beta hydrolase, with the protein MGKGHPLILIHGAMVNGSMFLLKSVAEELSKNYDVIIPDLRGHGGSKNMPGPYTTVQHAEDVKNLLDALKIKNTYVLGSSYGGVVAQQITYMYPSVVSKLILDGTISYNRITLREKIEAIITLFLLQLLGVRRLMHLVKYSPEPGFKDDPALKEEMQKMFADSDTKAAAAVLKEVFTFDSRSWVHNISCPTLIIGGLRSMAVPVHHAYFLHDKIKSSRLEIFEDAGHALIWTHSERFVSVVKNFLG; encoded by the coding sequence ATGGGTAAAGGACATCCTCTTATACTTATCCACGGAGCTATGGTGAACGGCTCAATGTTTTTATTAAAATCGGTTGCAGAGGAATTGTCTAAAAATTATGATGTTATTATTCCTGATCTGCGTGGACACGGCGGAAGCAAAAATATGCCGGGCCCCTACACAACAGTACAGCATGCAGAAGATGTAAAAAATCTACTGGATGCCCTCAAAATCAAAAACACTTATGTTTTAGGATCTTCGTATGGGGGTGTGGTCGCCCAACAGATAACATACATGTATCCGTCGGTAGTAAGTAAGCTAATTCTCGATGGCACAATCTCATATAATAGAATTACTTTACGGGAGAAAATTGAGGCAATTATTACTTTATTCCTTCTGCAACTTTTAGGGGTCAGAAGACTTATGCATCTTGTAAAATATAGCCCTGAGCCTGGATTTAAAGATGATCCAGCACTGAAAGAAGAAATGCAAAAAATGTTTGCAGATAGTGATACAAAAGCAGCCGCAGCAGTGCTTAAAGAAGTATTTACTTTTGACAGCCGGTCGTGGGTGCACAATATTTCCTGCCCAACTCTCATTATTGGCGGATTACGTAGTATGGCAGTACCAGTACATCATGCCTATTTTTTGCATGATAAAATCAAGAGTTCTCGACTAGAAATATTCGAGGATGCCGGTCATGCGCTGATTTGGACACATAGTGAAAGGTTTGTCAGCGTGGTAAAGAATTTTTTGGGATAG
- a CDS encoding alpha/beta hydrolase: protein MKMVANMNAIVNNRNLLKLLLKDKAGSGSSVSIQFLLSMMNYIPIIEPEEFTVCPVLLAHPEDDKWTPVEISKIFFDNIKAAKKLIILEKSGHFPIETPGLQQLESGCIEFINNGIN, encoded by the coding sequence GTGAAAATGGTTGCTAATATGAATGCTATAGTAAATAATAGAAATCTACTCAAATTATTATTGAAAGATAAAGCTGGTTCTGGTAGTTCTGTTTCAATACAATTTTTATTATCAATGATGAATTACATTCCAATAATTGAGCCGGAAGAATTCACTGTTTGTCCTGTTTTATTGGCACATCCAGAAGATGACAAATGGACTCCAGTAGAGATTAGTAAAATTTTTTTTGACAATATTAAGGCAGCAAAAAAGCTAATTATTCTAGAAAAATCTGGACATTTTCCAATCGAAACACCAGGTTTACAACAACTTGAATCAGGATGTATTGAATTTATAAATAACGGAATTAATTAA